Proteins co-encoded in one Aethina tumida isolate Nest 87 chromosome 7, icAetTumi1.1, whole genome shotgun sequence genomic window:
- the LOC109597768 gene encoding ral GTPase-activating protein subunit beta isoform X4: protein MNLGLFNRMNLKESGDNKGMYSEWTSLNLIVHQSGEENQSVLEKFGKATSKDVTLGLVRQLASNLGITHPPERSTLTTDKDVQWCMEVLCFGLSLPLSEHEAIKDCVNVYCEWLTALLPNPKICVPKPIMDDPNMYSRKIISHLHYLFIPRKGEDWPFLYQDIGIDTINRQAVLCHRVLRTLQQIAHESKLLERDTWESLLLFLLAINDTLLAPPTVKDDVADQLCERILSVLFEIWLIACAQCFPSPPLWKTLRECCMNWRHRVALIEQWNRVNLALTSKVLTFMYGPNFPELKIGDEDIIPMGMSNDCIAQSWYRFLNTIGNPVNLTKPEVISQTQKFLQFAISTDGVVDPSQHPCLQALPLIFLKAIKGIAGQVDAFLGVPKSTLISLTTSRSSAIPVTSTNSGPSSTSSVSSLTSFGPDSKTPLAPGRPKCNSILHLFGEWLFEAAFIGCDLPQKQSDQKRPNSIVMDNKSSLSYSQPGSLADSGDFTSNLPIERYEAGRAEALGTLCRIMCAKKTGEEILPVYLARFYLAVLQGLKLNSYRECGETMVAILLNSTDLFRLDLDGVRVLVPSFIAALELVLPNKDLKVPTGVNKVELRRASIHLLLSILVLPLHFQNVVIKELINTGHPEKVVTCSQLKPKMMNLLTNGLQVETDPVNTHMLLGGLFLCVQDSAIFEKVQQVQQTAETSSNLLSSASDTASTISMASSNDRSTTPDQGPSIEYDPLLLPLDSAHALFVRATYLVCHRLISSWKTDLSISLAALELLSGLARIHIKESNALECKRTVKWLCDYIIQQCSKPPQAHSKDLHSTIVAAFQCCSVWLLEHPYLLRDKECLTTVLEVAELGVSGTKSVGKPGEGVKMKEEKELKPASMRVRDAAENLLTYILEQVGYFPNECGPESISSLLDEVSLLQHCNSWPTNCNDQSSAVERFRYFVTEGSVMMALLEEPLGNDQDPQPTVTLLIRGPFGRHAWTLQLRHLPRHRSGTKYHAPNPCRPVVMQDTPVRPQTKQKYFPDSVERVSHCKVDQSIPTMESAIANNETVNSETNMLAQLINRQTVVENNLAAVQSSTVAPECSPPPVCHDFQTARLFLSHFGLLTLDDDEEKSAVSPSLATLDSSATDFCKDLSMLDNMSPRTWDTVHIFYVRTQQTQAQDIVNNVLNENLLSPFFLEFIHSLGWPVEVNKHPGWTGHVSTSWKVSPNTQPASAQPSKCYDGSSHVLYWADACSEVAFVVPSHVKSKDDHSESFQTSSLSSWSERSLSDSGSRDKRTLSLDLDKQPVAPKRSGPRSNYTYTNTKIMVVWLESFEDHLTLPVDDLLNYMNTGLEKGVTPKSSDVLVIYLHILSTGLLIVSLQGPSGRVGLASPLVDGMVVSRRALGPLVRHTALNMARRRRLDSESYQPPHVRRRLKVQEIVQKYKREMSKPELLTYLFSST, encoded by the exons ATGAATTTAGGACTGTTTAATCGTATGAACTTGAAA GAAAGCGGCGACAATAAAGGAATGTATTCAGAATGGACGTCTTTAAATCTGATCGTCCATCAGTCAGGGGAGGAAAACCAAAGTGTCTTGGAAAAGTTCGGCAAAGCTACAAGTAAGGATGTAACTCTGGGGCTTGTCAGACAACTTGCCAGCAATTTGGGCATCACACATCCTCCTGAACGAAGCACTCTTACTACTGACAAAGAT gttcAGTGGTGCATGGAAGTGTTGTGCTTTGGTTTGTCACTACCACTTTCAGAACATGAGGCTATCAAGGATTGTGTCAATGTTTATTGTGAATGGTTGACAGCTTTGCTACCCAATCCAAAGATTTGTGTTCCGAAACCAATAATGGATGACCCAAACATGTACTccagaaaaattatatcacacttacactatttatttatacccaGGAAAGGTGAAG ACTGGCCTTTTTTGTATCAGGACATAG GGATTGACACAATAAACCGACAAGCAGTATTGTGTCACAGAGTTCTGAGGACACTGCAGCAGATTGCACATGAATCCAAACTGCTAGAAAGGGATACATGGGAGTccttgttattatttttacttgcaATTAATGATACTTTGTTGGCACCTCCAACTGTGAAAGATGATGTAGCTGATCAACTTTGTGAGAGAATACTCAGTGTACTATTTgag ATTTGGCTAATAGCTTGTGCTCAATGCTTCCCTTCACCACCACTGTGGAAAACATTAAGAGAATGCTGCATGAATTGGCGACACAGAGTTGCACTAATTGAGCAGTGGAACAGAGTGAATCTTGCTTTAACTTCCAAGGTTCTTACATTCATGTATGGACCCAACTTTcctgaattaaaaattg GAGATGAAGACATTATTCCCATGGGCATGAGTAACGACTGTATTGCTCAAAGTTGGTATCGGTTTTTAAACACCATAGGAAATCCAGTCAATCTTACAAAACCAGAA GTAATTAGCCAAACACAGAAATTTTTGCAGTTTGCAATTAGCACGGACGGAGTTGTCGATCCCTCTCAGCACCCATGTCTTCAGGCTTTGCCTTTGATTTTCTTGAAAGCTATCAAGGGAATCGCAGGTCAAGTCGACGCCTTTCTAG gtGTACCAAAATCAACATTGATTAGTCTGACAACTAGTAGAAGTTCCGCAATTCCCGTTACTTCTACAAATTCCGGACCAAGTTCAACATCAAGCGTTTCCT CATTGACGTCGTTTGGACCTGACTCAAAAACACCATTGGCACCAGGGCGACCGAAATGCAACAGTATCCTGCATTTATTCGGAGAATGGCTGTTTGAAGCTGCTTTTATAGGCTGCGATCTACCGCAAA aGCAAAGTGATCAAAAGCGTCCTAATTCGATAGTAATGGATAATAAATCTTCCCTAAGTTATTCTCAACCCGGATCGCTGGCCGATTCCGGGGACTTCACCTCGAATCTACCCATCGAAAGATACGAAGCCGGACGCGCTGAAGCGCTGGGCACCCTGTGTAGAATAATGTGCGCCAAGAAAACTGGTGAGGAAATCCTGCCGGTATATTTGGCACGGTTTTACTTGGCGGTGCTGCAAGGACTGAAGCTGAATTCGTACAGGGAGTGTGGTGAAACGATGGTGGCGATACTGTTGAATTCCACCGATTTGTTCCGTTTGGATTTGGATGGCGTTAGAGTATTGGTGCCGTCGTTTATTGCTGCATTAGAACTGGTATTGCCGAATAAAGACCTAAAAGTACCAACAGGTGTCAACAAGGTGGAACTTAGAAGAGCATCAATACACTTGTTGTTGTCTATACTTGTACTACCATTGCACTTTCAAAATGTCGTCATTAAAGAACTAATTAACACAG GACATCCTGAGAAAGTGGTAACATGCAGTCAATTAAAACCCAAGATGATGAATTTGTTGACTAACGGTTTACAAGTAGAGACGGACCCAGTCAATACACATATGTTACTAGGGGGACTGTTTTTGTGCGTACAGGATTCTGCGATATTTGAAAAAGTCCAACAGGTTCAACAAACCGCAGAGACATCCAGCAATCTGCTTAGTTCtg CTTCCGACACAGCAAGTACAATAAGCATGGCAAGCAGTAATGACCGCAGTACAACTCCAGATCAGGGTCCGTCGATCGAATACGACCCATTGCTGTTGCCCCTAG ATTCTGCGCATGCCCTGTTTGTACGTGCGACTTATCTGGTATGTCATCGGTTGATATCGTCATGGAAGACTGATTTAAGCATCTCCTTGGCGGCATTAGAATTGCTCTCGGGGCTTGCAAGAATTCACATTAAAGAATCCA acGCGTTGGAGTGTAAGAGAACGGTGAAATGGCTCTGTGATTATATCATTCAGCAATGTTCAAAGCCTCCACAGGCTCATTCAAAAGATTTACATTCCACGATAGTCGCTGCTTTTCAATGCTGCTCAGTTTGGCTTCTGGAACATCCCTATTTGCTGCGGGATAAAGAGTGCCTAACGACTGTTTTGGAAGTGGCAGAACTTGGAGTGTCCGGTACTAAATCGGTTGGAAAACCTGGAGAGGGTGTGAAAATGAAGGAAGAAAAAGAATTGAAGCCGGCTTCTATGAGAGTAAGAGACGCAGCTGAGAATTTATTGACTTATATTTTGGAGCAAGTTGGTTATTTTCCTAATGAATGTGGACCAGAGAGTATATCTTCACTCCTAG atgagGTTTCCCTGTTACAACATTGCAATTCTTGGCCCACCAATTGCAATGATCAGTCCTCAGCTGTGGAAAGATTCAGGTACTTTGTTACTGAAGGCTCTGTGATGATGGCTTTATTAGAGGAACCACTGGGTAATGATCAA GATCCACAGCCCACAGTAACATTGCTGATCCGTGGCCCATTCGGACGACACGCCTGGACTTTGCAGTTACGTCATTTGCCTCGACACCGGTCTGGTACTAAATATCACGCACCCAATCCATGTCGACCTGTAGTAATGCAAGATACACCAGTAAGGCCCCAAACAAAACAGAAATACTTCCCTGACAGTGTTGAAAGAGTTTCTCACTGCAAAGT TGATCAGTCCATTCCAACCATGGAGTCCGCTATTGCAAACAACGAAACTGTAAATTCGGAAACGAATATGTTGGCGCAATTAATTAACAGACAAACTGTTGTTGAAAACAATTTGGCGGCAGTACAATCTTCTACTGTTGCACCGGAATGTTCGCCGCCTCCAGTGTGTCATGATTTCCAAACTGCCAGGTTGTTTTTGTCACATTTCGGTCTCTTAACACTAGATGATGACGAAGAAAAATCTGCAGTCAGTCCCAGTTTGGCAACTTTGGACAGTAGCGCCACAGACTTCTGCAAAGATCTCTCTATGTTAGACAATATGAGTCCGAGAACTTGGGACACAGTACACATATTCTACGTGCGTACTCAACAAACCCAAGCTCAAGATATTgtcaataatgttttaaatgaaaatttactgTCGCCGTTTTTCTTGGAGTTCATACATTCCCTGGGTTGGCCTGTGGAAGTCAACAAACATCCAG GTTGGACTGGACATGTATCCACGAGTTGGAAAGTGTCACCAAATACACAACCGGCCTCGGCCCAGCCATCAAAATGTTACGACGGATCGTCACATGTTTTGTACTGGGCCGACGCATGTTCTGAAGTAGCGTTTGTGGTGCCGTCTCATGTTAAATCCAAAGACGATCATTCTGAATCATTCCAAACGAGTAGCCTTTCAT ctTGGAGCGAACGCAGCTTATCTGACAGTGGCTCCAGAGATAAACGGACGCTGAGTTTGGATTTGGATAAACAACCGGTGGCACCAAAACGATCCGGTCCAAGatcaaattatacttacaccaatacaaaaataatggtGGTTTGGCTGGAGAGTTTCGAGGATCATTTGACTTTACCAGTTGACGATTTGCTAAATTATATGAACACAGGACTTGAGAAAGGAGTTACACCCAAGTCTTCAGATGTGTTGGTTATTTATTTGCACATTTTAAGCACTGGACTGTTAATAGTCAGTTTGCAAGGTCCGTCAGGAAGGGTCGGACTTGCGTCTCCTCTGGTAGATGGTATGGTGGTGAGCAGACGAGCTTTGGGACCTTTAGTGAGACATACTGCTCTGAATATGGCTAGACGGAGACGTCTTGATTCAGaaag ttaTCAACCTCCACACGTTAGGCGGAGATTGAAGGTACAAGAAATTGTGCAAAAATACAAGAGAGAGATGAGTAAACCTGAATTATTAACTTACCTTTTTAGctctacttaa
- the LOC109597768 gene encoding ral GTPase-activating protein subunit beta isoform X3 gives MNLGLFNRMNLKESGDNKGMYSEWTSLNLIVHQSGEENQSVLEKFGKATSKDVTLGLVRQLASNLGITHPPERSTLTTDKDVQWCMEVLCFGLSLPLSEHEAIKDCVNVYCEWLTALLPNPKICVPKPIMDDPNMYSRKIISHLHYLFIPRKGEDWPFLYQDIGIDTINRQAVLCHRVLRTLQQIAHESKLLERDTWESLLLFLLAINDTLLAPPTVKDDVADQLCERILSVLFEIWLIACAQCFPSPPLWKTLRECCMNWRHRVALIEQWNRVNLALTSKVLTFMYGPNFPELKIGDEDIIPMGMSNDCIAQSWYRFLNTIGNPVNLTKPEVISQTQKFLQFAISTDGVVDPSQHPCLQALPLIFLKAIKGIAGQVDAFLGLAQPVWWDSVVTGGGSTDKLKEASLASVSHSPTPPTQRRLAKSFSVAPTSVNKGVPKSTLISLTTSRSSAIPVTSTNSGPSSTSSVSSLTSFGPDSKTPLAPGRPKCNSILHLFGEWLFEAAFIGCDLPQKQSDQKRPNSIVMDNKSSLSYSQPGSLADSGDFTSNLPIERYEAGRAEALGTLCRIMCAKKTGEEILPVYLARFYLAVLQGLKLNSYRECGETMVAILLNSTDLFRLDLDGVRVLVPSFIAALELVLPNKDLKVPTGVNKVELRRASIHLLLSILVLPLHFQNVVIKELINTGHPEKVVTCSQLKPKMMNLLTNGLQVETDPVNTHMLLGGLFLCVQDSAIFEKVQQVQQTAETSSNLLSSDSAHALFVRATYLVCHRLISSWKTDLSISLAALELLSGLARIHIKESNALECKRTVKWLCDYIIQQCSKPPQAHSKDLHSTIVAAFQCCSVWLLEHPYLLRDKECLTTVLEVAELGVSGTKSVGKPGEGVKMKEEKELKPASMRVRDAAENLLTYILEQVGYFPNECGPESISSLLDEVSLLQHCNSWPTNCNDQSSAVERFRYFVTEGSVMMALLEEPLGNDQDPQPTVTLLIRGPFGRHAWTLQLRHLPRHRSGTKYHAPNPCRPVVMQDTPVRPQTKQKYFPDSVERVSHCKVDQSIPTMESAIANNETVNSETNMLAQLINRQTVVENNLAAVQSSTVAPECSPPPVCHDFQTARLFLSHFGLLTLDDDEEKSAVSPSLATLDSSATDFCKDLSMLDNMSPRTWDTVHIFYVRTQQTQAQDIVNNVLNENLLSPFFLEFIHSLGWPVEVNKHPGWTGHVSTSWKVSPNTQPASAQPSKCYDGSSHVLYWADACSEVAFVVPSHVKSKDDHSESFQTSSLSSWSERSLSDSGSRDKRTLSLDLDKQPVAPKRSGPRSNYTYTNTKIMVVWLESFEDHLTLPVDDLLNYMNTGLEKGVTPKSSDVLVIYLHILSTGLLIVSLQGPSGRVGLASPLVDGMVVSRRALGPLVRHTALNMARRRRLDSESYQPPHVRRRLKVQEIVQKYKREMSKPELLTYLFSST, from the exons ATGAATTTAGGACTGTTTAATCGTATGAACTTGAAA GAAAGCGGCGACAATAAAGGAATGTATTCAGAATGGACGTCTTTAAATCTGATCGTCCATCAGTCAGGGGAGGAAAACCAAAGTGTCTTGGAAAAGTTCGGCAAAGCTACAAGTAAGGATGTAACTCTGGGGCTTGTCAGACAACTTGCCAGCAATTTGGGCATCACACATCCTCCTGAACGAAGCACTCTTACTACTGACAAAGAT gttcAGTGGTGCATGGAAGTGTTGTGCTTTGGTTTGTCACTACCACTTTCAGAACATGAGGCTATCAAGGATTGTGTCAATGTTTATTGTGAATGGTTGACAGCTTTGCTACCCAATCCAAAGATTTGTGTTCCGAAACCAATAATGGATGACCCAAACATGTACTccagaaaaattatatcacacttacactatttatttatacccaGGAAAGGTGAAG ACTGGCCTTTTTTGTATCAGGACATAG GGATTGACACAATAAACCGACAAGCAGTATTGTGTCACAGAGTTCTGAGGACACTGCAGCAGATTGCACATGAATCCAAACTGCTAGAAAGGGATACATGGGAGTccttgttattatttttacttgcaATTAATGATACTTTGTTGGCACCTCCAACTGTGAAAGATGATGTAGCTGATCAACTTTGTGAGAGAATACTCAGTGTACTATTTgag ATTTGGCTAATAGCTTGTGCTCAATGCTTCCCTTCACCACCACTGTGGAAAACATTAAGAGAATGCTGCATGAATTGGCGACACAGAGTTGCACTAATTGAGCAGTGGAACAGAGTGAATCTTGCTTTAACTTCCAAGGTTCTTACATTCATGTATGGACCCAACTTTcctgaattaaaaattg GAGATGAAGACATTATTCCCATGGGCATGAGTAACGACTGTATTGCTCAAAGTTGGTATCGGTTTTTAAACACCATAGGAAATCCAGTCAATCTTACAAAACCAGAA GTAATTAGCCAAACACAGAAATTTTTGCAGTTTGCAATTAGCACGGACGGAGTTGTCGATCCCTCTCAGCACCCATGTCTTCAGGCTTTGCCTTTGATTTTCTTGAAAGCTATCAAGGGAATCGCAGGTCAAGTCGACGCCTTTCTAG GTCTAGCTCAACCTGTCTGGTGGGACTCTGTGGTGACTGGTGGCGGCAGCACGGACAAACTGAAGGAGGCCTCATTGGCCTCCGTCTCACACTCGCCCACGCCTCCGACCCAAAGGAGGCTGGCTAAGAGCTTTAGCGTGGCACCGACTTCGGTTAACAAGG gtGTACCAAAATCAACATTGATTAGTCTGACAACTAGTAGAAGTTCCGCAATTCCCGTTACTTCTACAAATTCCGGACCAAGTTCAACATCAAGCGTTTCCT CATTGACGTCGTTTGGACCTGACTCAAAAACACCATTGGCACCAGGGCGACCGAAATGCAACAGTATCCTGCATTTATTCGGAGAATGGCTGTTTGAAGCTGCTTTTATAGGCTGCGATCTACCGCAAA aGCAAAGTGATCAAAAGCGTCCTAATTCGATAGTAATGGATAATAAATCTTCCCTAAGTTATTCTCAACCCGGATCGCTGGCCGATTCCGGGGACTTCACCTCGAATCTACCCATCGAAAGATACGAAGCCGGACGCGCTGAAGCGCTGGGCACCCTGTGTAGAATAATGTGCGCCAAGAAAACTGGTGAGGAAATCCTGCCGGTATATTTGGCACGGTTTTACTTGGCGGTGCTGCAAGGACTGAAGCTGAATTCGTACAGGGAGTGTGGTGAAACGATGGTGGCGATACTGTTGAATTCCACCGATTTGTTCCGTTTGGATTTGGATGGCGTTAGAGTATTGGTGCCGTCGTTTATTGCTGCATTAGAACTGGTATTGCCGAATAAAGACCTAAAAGTACCAACAGGTGTCAACAAGGTGGAACTTAGAAGAGCATCAATACACTTGTTGTTGTCTATACTTGTACTACCATTGCACTTTCAAAATGTCGTCATTAAAGAACTAATTAACACAG GACATCCTGAGAAAGTGGTAACATGCAGTCAATTAAAACCCAAGATGATGAATTTGTTGACTAACGGTTTACAAGTAGAGACGGACCCAGTCAATACACATATGTTACTAGGGGGACTGTTTTTGTGCGTACAGGATTCTGCGATATTTGAAAAAGTCCAACAGGTTCAACAAACCGCAGAGACATCCAGCAATCTGCTTAGTTCtg ATTCTGCGCATGCCCTGTTTGTACGTGCGACTTATCTGGTATGTCATCGGTTGATATCGTCATGGAAGACTGATTTAAGCATCTCCTTGGCGGCATTAGAATTGCTCTCGGGGCTTGCAAGAATTCACATTAAAGAATCCA acGCGTTGGAGTGTAAGAGAACGGTGAAATGGCTCTGTGATTATATCATTCAGCAATGTTCAAAGCCTCCACAGGCTCATTCAAAAGATTTACATTCCACGATAGTCGCTGCTTTTCAATGCTGCTCAGTTTGGCTTCTGGAACATCCCTATTTGCTGCGGGATAAAGAGTGCCTAACGACTGTTTTGGAAGTGGCAGAACTTGGAGTGTCCGGTACTAAATCGGTTGGAAAACCTGGAGAGGGTGTGAAAATGAAGGAAGAAAAAGAATTGAAGCCGGCTTCTATGAGAGTAAGAGACGCAGCTGAGAATTTATTGACTTATATTTTGGAGCAAGTTGGTTATTTTCCTAATGAATGTGGACCAGAGAGTATATCTTCACTCCTAG atgagGTTTCCCTGTTACAACATTGCAATTCTTGGCCCACCAATTGCAATGATCAGTCCTCAGCTGTGGAAAGATTCAGGTACTTTGTTACTGAAGGCTCTGTGATGATGGCTTTATTAGAGGAACCACTGGGTAATGATCAA GATCCACAGCCCACAGTAACATTGCTGATCCGTGGCCCATTCGGACGACACGCCTGGACTTTGCAGTTACGTCATTTGCCTCGACACCGGTCTGGTACTAAATATCACGCACCCAATCCATGTCGACCTGTAGTAATGCAAGATACACCAGTAAGGCCCCAAACAAAACAGAAATACTTCCCTGACAGTGTTGAAAGAGTTTCTCACTGCAAAGT TGATCAGTCCATTCCAACCATGGAGTCCGCTATTGCAAACAACGAAACTGTAAATTCGGAAACGAATATGTTGGCGCAATTAATTAACAGACAAACTGTTGTTGAAAACAATTTGGCGGCAGTACAATCTTCTACTGTTGCACCGGAATGTTCGCCGCCTCCAGTGTGTCATGATTTCCAAACTGCCAGGTTGTTTTTGTCACATTTCGGTCTCTTAACACTAGATGATGACGAAGAAAAATCTGCAGTCAGTCCCAGTTTGGCAACTTTGGACAGTAGCGCCACAGACTTCTGCAAAGATCTCTCTATGTTAGACAATATGAGTCCGAGAACTTGGGACACAGTACACATATTCTACGTGCGTACTCAACAAACCCAAGCTCAAGATATTgtcaataatgttttaaatgaaaatttactgTCGCCGTTTTTCTTGGAGTTCATACATTCCCTGGGTTGGCCTGTGGAAGTCAACAAACATCCAG GTTGGACTGGACATGTATCCACGAGTTGGAAAGTGTCACCAAATACACAACCGGCCTCGGCCCAGCCATCAAAATGTTACGACGGATCGTCACATGTTTTGTACTGGGCCGACGCATGTTCTGAAGTAGCGTTTGTGGTGCCGTCTCATGTTAAATCCAAAGACGATCATTCTGAATCATTCCAAACGAGTAGCCTTTCAT ctTGGAGCGAACGCAGCTTATCTGACAGTGGCTCCAGAGATAAACGGACGCTGAGTTTGGATTTGGATAAACAACCGGTGGCACCAAAACGATCCGGTCCAAGatcaaattatacttacaccaatacaaaaataatggtGGTTTGGCTGGAGAGTTTCGAGGATCATTTGACTTTACCAGTTGACGATTTGCTAAATTATATGAACACAGGACTTGAGAAAGGAGTTACACCCAAGTCTTCAGATGTGTTGGTTATTTATTTGCACATTTTAAGCACTGGACTGTTAATAGTCAGTTTGCAAGGTCCGTCAGGAAGGGTCGGACTTGCGTCTCCTCTGGTAGATGGTATGGTGGTGAGCAGACGAGCTTTGGGACCTTTAGTGAGACATACTGCTCTGAATATGGCTAGACGGAGACGTCTTGATTCAGaaag ttaTCAACCTCCACACGTTAGGCGGAGATTGAAGGTACAAGAAATTGTGCAAAAATACAAGAGAGAGATGAGTAAACCTGAATTATTAACTTACCTTTTTAGctctacttaa